One Gordonia sp. SID5947 genomic region harbors:
- a CDS encoding fructosamine kinase family protein codes for MSRVFRKDRRDVDPDFFRAEAAGLRWLGDGGGPVVEVLAVGEDFIELEHLTSTRPAETPARDLGSALARMHDAGASGFGGPPDGYDGRQFIGERPLSTRVHDRWGVFYAEERVLPYLPPAIEAGNLGPEDAAATHEACALLAGGAFDDDDPPARLHGDLWTGNVVWTAQGAVLIDPAAHGGHRETDLAMLALFGCPQLTEILAGYQREHALRAGWEDRIALHQLHPLAVHAAGHGPSYGTALGRAARACVALAERGR; via the coding sequence TCGCGCCGAGGCTGCTGGTCTCCGATGGTTGGGTGACGGCGGGGGACCGGTGGTCGAGGTGCTCGCCGTGGGTGAGGATTTCATCGAGCTGGAACATCTGACGTCGACACGCCCGGCGGAGACACCGGCACGAGATCTCGGGTCGGCGCTGGCACGGATGCATGACGCGGGCGCGTCCGGATTCGGTGGTCCCCCAGACGGTTACGACGGCAGACAGTTCATCGGTGAGCGTCCACTGAGTACGCGTGTGCACGACCGTTGGGGTGTGTTCTACGCCGAGGAGCGGGTGCTGCCATATCTCCCGCCTGCGATCGAGGCCGGGAATCTCGGCCCCGAGGACGCGGCTGCGACCCACGAGGCGTGCGCGCTGCTCGCGGGCGGTGCCTTCGATGACGACGATCCGCCCGCGCGACTCCACGGTGACCTGTGGACCGGCAATGTGGTGTGGACCGCGCAGGGAGCCGTGCTCATCGACCCGGCCGCGCACGGCGGGCACCGCGAAACCGACCTGGCGATGCTGGCGCTGTTCGGTTGCCCGCAGCTCACCGAGATCCTGGCGGGCTACCAGCGTGAGCACGCCCTGCGTGCCGGCTGGGAGGACCGCATCGCGCTCCACCAACTGCATCCGCTCGCGGTGCACGCCGCGGGCCACGGTCCGTCGTATGGGACGGCGCTGGGACGGGCGGCACGGGCCTGCGTCGCGCTGGCCGAGCGTGGACGATAG
- a CDS encoding nucleosidase encodes MTLDRGTLIVAATHAEARYVPTGTRVLITGIGKVRAATALTRVLAGAGDEPPVQQVVNVGTAGALHDHHSGLFVPSTVIEHDISSTELRAMGYPIVDAWEMPGGDGSVLASGDTFVADLARRATLAARADLVDMEACAIAHVSAEFGVPCRVVKVVSDGADEAAMDWPSLVDDAARRLGRWFDSVTRV; translated from the coding sequence GTGACACTCGACCGCGGCACGCTCATCGTCGCAGCCACGCACGCCGAGGCGCGCTACGTCCCGACCGGGACGCGCGTCCTCATCACCGGTATCGGCAAGGTCCGTGCCGCGACGGCCCTGACCAGAGTGCTCGCAGGCGCCGGCGACGAACCCCCGGTCCAGCAGGTCGTCAACGTGGGCACCGCGGGCGCACTCCACGATCACCATTCGGGGCTCTTCGTGCCCTCGACCGTCATCGAGCACGACATCAGCAGCACCGAATTGAGGGCGATGGGTTATCCGATCGTCGACGCCTGGGAGATGCCCGGCGGCGACGGCAGCGTGCTGGCGTCCGGCGACACCTTTGTCGCTGACCTGGCCCGGCGCGCGACGCTCGCCGCTAGAGCCGATCTGGTGGACATGGAGGCCTGCGCGATCGCACATGTGAGCGCGGAGTTCGGCGTGCCCTGTCGAGTGGTGAAGGTGGTCAGCGACGGCGCCGACGAAGCGGCGATGGACTGGCCGTCACTGGTCGACGACGCGGCAAGGCGGCTCGGACGGTGGTTCGACAGCGTCACACGGGTGTGA
- a CDS encoding DUF6542 domain-containing protein: protein MSSAPQQRSAVPLDQQSVLPTVRGLPWWGGVLVATVITSIGAAIDASNTDALGGIFKFCYLVGCVTAALAVRRRALFTAAAQPPLIAFLVGVITLYGLNADQASSGLKSLVFKVLLPIADAFPWMLLTFLVTLGLVAARWYLTRDRSTGVGRRRAAKPKPTPAKSAGSRTATKRASRPVASKARSAESGEPRKPSSAAQKTRRPRPAAGGSADGVAKSQKAADGPSARAAAATKQSKRPESTKRATPDPAQATKRRSTAGAVQRAEAGELLGSGEESIGETIAPPATEARPTAGAAARRRTPSAAADHPRYESATPQASASRYPSTRARYRG, encoded by the coding sequence GTGTCTTCTGCCCCGCAACAGCGATCAGCAGTACCGCTGGATCAGCAATCCGTGCTGCCGACGGTACGCGGCCTCCCGTGGTGGGGCGGTGTGCTCGTGGCCACAGTCATCACGAGCATCGGTGCGGCGATCGATGCGAGCAACACCGACGCCCTCGGCGGAATCTTCAAGTTCTGCTACTTGGTCGGCTGCGTGACCGCAGCGCTCGCCGTGCGGCGCCGTGCTCTGTTCACCGCCGCGGCGCAGCCGCCCCTCATCGCATTCCTCGTCGGAGTCATCACGCTCTATGGCCTCAACGCCGACCAGGCCTCATCCGGTCTGAAGAGCCTCGTCTTCAAGGTCCTGCTCCCCATCGCCGACGCATTTCCCTGGATGCTGCTGACGTTCCTGGTGACGCTCGGGCTGGTGGCCGCGCGGTGGTACCTCACCCGGGATCGTTCGACCGGCGTCGGCCGGCGGCGGGCGGCGAAACCCAAGCCCACTCCCGCCAAGTCCGCCGGCTCCCGTACCGCCACGAAGCGCGCTTCTCGTCCAGTCGCCTCCAAGGCGCGCTCGGCCGAATCCGGCGAGCCGAGAAAGCCTTCCTCCGCGGCGCAGAAAACGCGGCGCCCACGGCCGGCCGCGGGCGGCTCGGCCGATGGTGTCGCGAAGAGCCAAAAGGCCGCCGACGGTCCGTCGGCCCGCGCCGCCGCGGCCACCAAACAGAGCAAGCGCCCCGAGAGCACCAAACGCGCCACCCCCGACCCAGCGCAGGCGACCAAACGCCGCTCGACTGCCGGGGCGGTCCAACGTGCAGAGGCCGGCGAGCTCCTCGGGTCCGGTGAGGAATCGATCGGCGAGACCATCGCGCCGCCGGCCACCGAAGCCCGCCCGACGGCCGGTGCGGCGGCCCGCCGACGGACGCCGTCGGCAGCAGCCGATCATCCGCGCTACGAGTCGGCGACGCCGCAGGCGTCCGCATCGCGGTATCCGTCCACCCGCGCACGCTATCGCGGCTGA
- a CDS encoding DNA recombination protein RmuC — protein MNASVIVALIAGLALGGLLGWLAHASRSAAALAATRAELQSVRSAHDLAARSLSSASEDAARRQSSAIGSQVSHIVDPLRAVLGQLSEELRRTEHHRISAYSGLTEQVRGMHAVSAQLTDQTRQLANALHTPQVRGRWGELQLERVVELAGMARHCDFSTQVSAEGSSGAVRPDMVVHLAGERNIVVDAKVPLQSYLAAVEEPDPAVADRLLGDHARAVRAHITQLSSKAYWSAFDNTPEMVVLFVPSDPVLEAAVRADGDLIEFGFSKNVVLTTPATLVALLRTVALGWRHDAMARDAAVIHQLGTELHHRLGGVLGHLDKLGGSLRRAVDSFNSTVGAVDARVGVTARKLAELDALQGEAQHTAASPIDITVRTAGGIRTSDDTAETGRWATSPGG, from the coding sequence ATGAATGCCTCAGTGATCGTCGCCTTGATCGCCGGCCTGGCCCTCGGCGGACTGCTCGGGTGGCTCGCGCACGCGTCCCGCTCGGCCGCTGCCCTCGCCGCGACCCGTGCCGAGCTCCAGTCCGTCCGCTCCGCACACGATCTCGCGGCCCGTTCGCTCTCGTCCGCGAGTGAGGATGCGGCGCGGCGCCAATCCTCGGCCATCGGGTCGCAGGTCTCACACATCGTCGACCCGCTCCGGGCTGTGCTCGGCCAGCTCTCCGAGGAGTTGCGCCGAACCGAACACCACCGCATCAGTGCGTACTCGGGGCTCACCGAACAGGTGCGCGGCATGCACGCCGTCTCGGCACAACTGACCGACCAGACCCGACAACTCGCGAACGCACTCCACACGCCGCAGGTCCGCGGCCGCTGGGGCGAGCTACAGCTCGAACGTGTCGTCGAGCTGGCCGGCATGGCCCGACATTGCGACTTCTCGACCCAGGTGTCCGCGGAGGGATCATCGGGAGCGGTCCGGCCCGACATGGTCGTCCATCTCGCGGGTGAGCGGAACATCGTGGTGGACGCCAAGGTGCCACTGCAGTCGTATCTGGCCGCCGTCGAGGAACCCGATCCGGCCGTCGCCGACCGGCTTCTCGGCGATCATGCGCGCGCCGTCCGCGCCCACATCACACAGCTGTCGTCGAAGGCGTACTGGTCGGCCTTCGACAACACGCCGGAGATGGTGGTGCTGTTCGTACCGAGCGATCCGGTCCTCGAGGCCGCGGTGCGGGCCGACGGTGATCTGATCGAATTCGGGTTCAGCAAGAACGTGGTACTGACAACGCCGGCGACGCTCGTCGCGCTGCTGCGCACGGTCGCGCTCGGCTGGCGGCACGACGCGATGGCGCGCGATGCCGCCGTCATCCACCAACTCGGGACAGAACTCCACCACCGCCTCGGCGGCGTGCTCGGTCACCTCGACAAGCTCGGCGGGTCGCTGCGCCGAGCCGTCGATTCCTTCAACTCGACGGTCGGTGCCGTCGATGCTCGCGTAGGCGTCACAGCTCGCAAACTGGCCGAATTGGACGCCCTCCAGGGTGAGGCGCAGCACACTGCGGCCTCCCCGATCGACATCACCGTCCGCACCGCCGGAGGCATCCGGACCAGCGACGACACCGCCGAAACAGGGCGATGGGCAACATCACCCGGCGGTTAA
- a CDS encoding AlkA N-terminal domain-containing protein, protein MTTTIHLPRPLDFDRCYRAVSSRDARFDGQFFVAVHTTGIYCRPSCPALTPRAENVHFVLTAAAAQHEGFRACRRCAPDAVPGSPRWNAGADLSSRAMRLIADGVVEREGVDGLATRLGYTPRHVNRVLTTELGAGPLALARAHRAATARVLIQCTPMPMADIAFAAGFTSIRQFNDTIREVFGLTPTRLRKLPSPAGVAGQGAVGEVTLRLAHRMPLDTRWLHWFLLAHAVPGGELVDDTDSDSWRYRRTMRLPHGPALAAVEPAATHMTATITHLDMRDLGVAVNRLRRLLDLDADPVSIDIALRDDPSLAPLVDAAPGLRVPGSVDSTETLIRTMIGQQISVKAARHHTARLVETLGEPVPWHLNAETEGAPAPAWTLFPDAATIAEHGHRVLTGPRRRIDAVLAVAEALAGGHLELHPGRTAADLRSALLEFPGIGAWTADYVAMRVTGEPDILLDRDLVVARAATEVGIDLADGAPAWAPWRSYASMHLWRHRLSVTEPILTRTITSEQTSTHHSTRAPTSRSRTARAAQTRSTQSTRRQRLDEPAEGAR, encoded by the coding sequence GTGACCACGACGATCCACCTCCCCCGGCCTCTCGACTTCGATCGGTGCTACCGCGCGGTCTCGTCGCGGGATGCCCGGTTCGACGGCCAGTTCTTCGTCGCCGTCCACACCACCGGGATCTATTGCCGGCCGTCGTGTCCCGCGCTGACACCCCGCGCGGAGAACGTGCATTTCGTGCTGACCGCGGCCGCCGCCCAGCACGAGGGGTTCCGGGCGTGCCGTCGTTGTGCTCCCGACGCGGTGCCCGGTTCGCCGCGCTGGAACGCGGGAGCGGACCTGTCGTCACGCGCCATGCGACTGATCGCCGACGGCGTGGTGGAACGGGAGGGTGTCGATGGACTGGCCACCCGGCTCGGCTACACGCCACGCCATGTGAACCGGGTGTTGACCACCGAACTCGGGGCCGGACCGCTCGCGTTGGCGCGCGCCCACCGCGCCGCGACGGCGCGTGTGCTGATCCAGTGCACGCCGATGCCGATGGCCGACATCGCGTTCGCTGCCGGTTTCACCAGCATCCGCCAGTTCAACGACACCATTCGCGAGGTCTTCGGCCTGACCCCCACGCGGCTGCGGAAGTTGCCGTCGCCGGCGGGTGTGGCCGGGCAGGGTGCCGTCGGGGAGGTGACGCTGCGCCTCGCGCACCGGATGCCCCTGGACACCCGCTGGCTGCACTGGTTCCTGCTGGCACACGCAGTCCCGGGCGGCGAACTGGTGGACGACACCGACAGCGACTCCTGGCGCTATCGACGCACGATGAGACTCCCGCACGGTCCCGCCCTGGCCGCCGTCGAACCGGCGGCCACGCACATGACCGCGACCATCACCCACCTCGACATGCGCGACCTCGGTGTGGCGGTCAACCGACTCCGACGACTGCTCGATCTCGACGCCGACCCGGTCAGCATCGACATCGCTCTGCGCGACGACCCGTCGTTGGCCCCACTCGTCGACGCCGCGCCCGGTCTGCGTGTCCCGGGATCAGTGGACTCGACCGAGACCCTGATCCGGACCATGATCGGGCAGCAGATCAGCGTGAAGGCGGCCCGCCATCACACTGCGCGCCTGGTGGAGACTCTCGGAGAGCCGGTGCCGTGGCACCTGAATGCGGAGACAGAAGGCGCTCCGGCGCCGGCCTGGACCCTCTTTCCCGACGCGGCCACCATCGCCGAACACGGACACCGGGTGTTGACCGGACCGAGGCGTCGGATCGACGCCGTTCTCGCCGTCGCCGAGGCCCTGGCCGGGGGCCATCTGGAGCTGCACCCCGGCCGCACGGCCGCCGACCTGAGGTCCGCGTTGCTCGAGTTCCCGGGAATCGGGGCCTGGACCGCCGACTATGTGGCGATGCGGGTCACCGGTGAGCCCGACATCCTGCTCGACCGCGACCTCGTGGTCGCGCGGGCCGCCACCGAGGTGGGCATCGATCTCGCCGACGGCGCTCCCGCGTGGGCTCCGTGGCGCTCGTATGCCTCGATGCATCTCTGGCGCCACCGACTGTCGGTGACCGAGCCGATACTGACCCGAACGATCACGAGCGAGCAGACGTCGACGCACCATTCCACGCGGGCCCCGACCTCGCGATCGCGAACTGCCCGAGCGGCGCAGACGCGATCGACCCAATCGACTCGTCGGCAGCGACTCGACGAGCCTGCAGAAGGAGCACGATGA
- a CDS encoding AI-2E family transporter, translated as MTEKSGVPDSSASPTAAAGRRYPTRAGVVLAGLRASSIVALQLVLVVAALWIVFWLLGKFWVVLLPILFAIIVCTVLWPPVRWMRKRGVPPAAASLVMMLLGVGVLAGVISLIVPSIVRQAPELASRATDGVHKLQDWIQGPPLNVKDEQLDNIVNTVTDKLQSSASSIAAGVFSGVGTATSILVTLFTALILVFFFLKDGPKFVPWLDRTVGQPSGAHIGEVLTRMWNSLGGFIRTQAIVSFVDATLIGAGLFILQVPLAGVLVVITFLGGFIPIVGAFVAGALAVLIALVSNGLTTALIVLGIILAVQQLEGNVLQPWLQSKSMDLHAVIVLLAVTLGGTLFGITGAFLAVPAAAAISVVLRYLNEQIALRAGETLPPEGTPVTSHRGVPDDEPPPDAPADDPGTATST; from the coding sequence GTGACAGAGAAATCGGGCGTGCCCGACAGCTCGGCCAGTCCCACCGCCGCCGCCGGGCGTCGGTATCCGACCCGGGCGGGGGTCGTTCTCGCGGGGCTGAGAGCCAGTTCGATCGTCGCTCTGCAACTCGTCCTGGTGGTCGCGGCGCTGTGGATCGTGTTCTGGCTGCTCGGCAAGTTCTGGGTCGTCCTCCTGCCGATCCTGTTCGCCATCATCGTCTGCACGGTGTTGTGGCCTCCGGTTCGCTGGATGCGCAAGCGTGGCGTTCCGCCCGCGGCGGCGTCGTTGGTGATGATGCTGCTCGGCGTCGGGGTGCTGGCCGGGGTGATCAGTCTGATCGTGCCGTCCATCGTGCGGCAGGCCCCCGAGCTCGCATCGCGGGCGACCGACGGCGTGCACAAACTCCAGGACTGGATTCAGGGCCCGCCGCTGAACGTCAAGGACGAGCAGCTCGACAACATCGTCAACACGGTCACCGACAAGCTGCAGTCGAGCGCCTCGAGTATCGCGGCCGGTGTGTTCAGCGGTGTCGGTACCGCTACGTCGATACTCGTCACGCTGTTCACCGCCCTCATCCTGGTCTTCTTCTTCCTCAAGGACGGACCGAAGTTCGTCCCGTGGCTCGACCGTACGGTCGGTCAGCCGTCGGGGGCCCACATCGGCGAAGTGCTCACCCGCATGTGGAACAGCCTTGGCGGCTTCATCCGGACCCAGGCGATCGTGAGCTTCGTCGACGCGACGCTGATCGGTGCCGGCCTGTTCATCCTCCAGGTGCCGTTGGCGGGCGTACTGGTGGTGATCACCTTCCTCGGCGGGTTCATCCCGATCGTCGGTGCGTTCGTCGCGGGCGCTCTCGCGGTCCTGATCGCCCTGGTGTCGAACGGCCTGACCACCGCGCTGATCGTGCTCGGGATCATCCTCGCCGTCCAGCAGCTCGAGGGGAATGTGTTGCAGCCGTGGCTGCAATCGAAGTCGATGGACCTGCACGCGGTGATCGTGCTGCTCGCGGTGACCCTGGGCGGCACCCTCTTCGGCATCACCGGCGCGTTCCTCGCGGTGCCCGCCGCCGCGGCCATCTCGGTGGTCCTGCGCTACCTGAACGAGCAGATCGCACTGCGCGCCGGGGAGACGCTGCCGCCCGAGGGCACTCCGGTGACCTCACACCGGGGTGTCCCCGACGACGAGCCGCCGCCCGACGCCCCGGCCGACGATCCCGGCACCGCCACGAGCACCTGA
- the ychF gene encoding redox-regulated ATPase YchF, giving the protein MSLTLGIVGLPNVGKSTLFNALTRNDVLAANYPFATIEPNIGVVELPDKRLDRLAEIFSSERILPATVSFVDIAGIVKGASEGEGMGNQFLANIREADAICQVVRVFADDDVVHVDGRVDPLSDIGVIETELILADLQTIEKALPRLEKDARKNKDLAETVAATQKAQEILNEGKTLFSQKDSFDLSAVRELHLMTAKPFLYVFNADESVLTDDARKQELRDSIAPADAVFLDAKVESELLELDDEDAQELLDSIGQTEPGLRSLARAGFHTLGLQTYLTAGPKESRAWTIHRGDTAPKAAGVIHTDFEKGFIKAEIVSFDDLDAAGTMAAAKAAGKVRMEGKDYIMADGDVVEFRFNV; this is encoded by the coding sequence GTGAGTCTCACCCTCGGAATCGTCGGCCTTCCCAACGTCGGCAAGTCGACCCTGTTCAACGCGTTGACCCGCAACGACGTGCTGGCCGCGAACTATCCGTTCGCGACCATCGAGCCGAACATCGGTGTCGTCGAGCTGCCCGACAAGCGTCTCGACCGCCTCGCGGAGATCTTCAGCAGCGAACGCATCCTGCCCGCGACGGTCTCCTTCGTCGACATCGCCGGCATCGTCAAAGGTGCGTCCGAGGGCGAGGGGATGGGCAACCAGTTCCTCGCGAACATCCGTGAGGCCGACGCCATCTGCCAGGTCGTCCGGGTTTTCGCCGACGACGACGTGGTGCACGTCGACGGCCGGGTCGACCCGCTCTCCGACATCGGGGTGATCGAAACCGAGCTGATCCTGGCCGACCTCCAGACCATCGAGAAGGCCCTGCCGCGCCTGGAGAAGGACGCGCGCAAGAACAAGGACCTCGCCGAGACCGTCGCGGCCACCCAGAAGGCACAGGAGATCCTGAACGAGGGCAAGACCCTGTTCTCCCAGAAGGACTCGTTCGACCTGTCGGCGGTCCGCGAACTCCACCTGATGACTGCGAAGCCGTTCCTCTACGTCTTCAACGCCGACGAGTCGGTGCTCACCGACGACGCCCGCAAACAGGAACTGCGCGACAGCATCGCGCCTGCCGACGCCGTTTTCCTCGATGCGAAGGTGGAGAGCGAACTCCTCGAGCTCGACGACGAGGATGCGCAGGAACTCCTCGATTCGATCGGTCAGACCGAGCCCGGACTGCGGTCGCTCGCCCGCGCCGGCTTCCACACGCTCGGCCTCCAGACCTATCTGACAGCGGGACCGAAGGAATCGCGGGCCTGGACGATTCATCGCGGCGACACCGCCCCCAAGGCGGCAGGCGTGATCCACACCGACTTCGAGAAGGGCTTCATCAAGGCCGAGATCGTGTCCTTCGACGACCTCGATGCCGCGGGCACGATGGCCGCGGCAAAGGCTGCGGGCAAGGTGCGCATGGAGGGCAAGGACTACATCATGGCCGACGGTGACGTGGTGGAGTTCCGCTTCAACGTGTAA
- a CDS encoding glycoside hydrolase family 43 protein encodes MRTKRAYFAVVSVVLATVGLLVATPGSGDAAPSGWRYTMVAFSSAADRDMDVYESPDGTRFQLARKSAYRPPAGRVRDASIFRNADGWYYITYTTADGANIGFARSRDRLNWTFLQNYPVPLCCAFLPGTGDGKGLGSSSGPGSSGSAGSSDGPSLSPFTTKAWAPEWFVEGGRVNVILSMSTGGGFVPYLMTALEPSLRLWSPPVPIAGIGADHIDTTVVKVGATYHAFTKNETKKVIQHAVASSLVGPYRFVAPGNWGTFVEGPAVVQLPNGAWRMYLDAYTRGKQLYSDSRDGLRTWSPVRELPGISGMVRHVGVMREAA; translated from the coding sequence ATGCGAACCAAGCGTGCATACTTCGCTGTCGTCTCGGTCGTGCTCGCCACCGTGGGATTGCTGGTCGCAACTCCGGGGTCCGGTGACGCCGCGCCGTCGGGTTGGCGATACACGATGGTGGCGTTCAGCAGCGCCGCCGACCGTGACATGGATGTCTACGAGTCGCCCGATGGCACGCGCTTCCAGCTCGCCCGGAAATCGGCATATCGGCCGCCGGCGGGGCGGGTGCGCGACGCGAGCATCTTCCGGAACGCCGACGGGTGGTACTACATCACCTACACCACGGCAGATGGCGCCAACATCGGGTTCGCACGCAGCAGGGACCGCCTGAACTGGACTTTCCTGCAGAACTATCCGGTCCCGCTGTGCTGCGCGTTCCTGCCCGGCACGGGCGACGGTAAGGGTCTGGGTTCGTCGAGCGGGCCGGGCTCCTCGGGGTCGGCCGGGTCCAGCGACGGTCCGTCGCTGTCGCCTTTCACCACCAAAGCGTGGGCACCCGAGTGGTTTGTCGAAGGTGGCCGGGTCAACGTCATCCTGTCGATGTCGACCGGGGGCGGCTTTGTGCCGTACCTGATGACCGCACTCGAGCCGTCACTGCGGTTGTGGAGCCCGCCTGTGCCGATCGCCGGGATCGGGGCAGACCACATCGACACCACGGTGGTGAAGGTCGGCGCGACCTACCACGCGTTCACCAAGAACGAGACGAAGAAGGTCATCCAGCACGCGGTCGCGTCGTCGCTGGTCGGGCCCTATCGATTCGTCGCACCAGGGAATTGGGGCACGTTCGTCGAGGGCCCGGCGGTGGTCCAGCTACCGAACGGCGCCTGGCGGATGTACCTCGATGCCTACACCCGGGGGAAGCAGCTGTACTCCGACAGCAGGGACGGGTTGCGCACCTGGTCGCCGGTCAGAGAGCTGCCCGGGATCTCCGGCATGGTGCGGCATGTCGGCGTGATGCGCGAGGCGGCGTGA
- a CDS encoding acyl-CoA thioesterase domain-containing protein, with product MTATDHQTAWSLEVLLGLFDVEPGERDRFTGATGIEGEEGRVVVEGTQVLAQAIVAVAKRFGDKSVRSAQAVFARAVTVGPPVEFDVDVVHEGRSVATAVVTAAQNGKRCATVTVLADVPTGDLIAHHLPRPAVAKPDDAFAARMPLPGREVRLVDVEEVNSPDEVGPPELYAWLRYDPVPQRDDLAKALLAHFTGHLGISTTMRAHAGIGTSQAHLTVSTAPMTIAISFHEPVRWDGWILYSHESTQVGAGMSYVRGTVHTEAGALLASFVQDGLIRPLRTSDAAVASRARL from the coding sequence GTGACCGCGACAGACCATCAGACCGCGTGGTCGCTCGAGGTGCTGCTCGGCCTGTTCGACGTCGAGCCCGGTGAGCGTGATCGGTTCACCGGGGCGACCGGGATCGAGGGGGAGGAAGGTCGCGTGGTGGTGGAGGGCACCCAGGTGCTCGCGCAGGCAATCGTGGCCGTCGCCAAGCGGTTCGGTGACAAATCGGTCCGATCGGCTCAGGCGGTGTTCGCGCGGGCGGTGACGGTGGGCCCGCCCGTCGAGTTCGACGTCGACGTCGTGCATGAAGGACGTTCGGTCGCGACCGCTGTCGTCACGGCCGCGCAGAACGGTAAGCGGTGTGCCACGGTGACCGTCCTCGCCGACGTCCCGACCGGAGACCTGATCGCTCACCACCTCCCACGTCCCGCGGTCGCCAAGCCCGACGATGCTTTTGCGGCACGAATGCCGTTGCCCGGCCGCGAGGTTCGTCTCGTCGACGTGGAGGAGGTGAACAGCCCCGACGAGGTGGGACCGCCCGAGCTGTACGCCTGGCTCAGATATGATCCGGTGCCACAGCGTGATGACCTGGCCAAGGCGCTGCTGGCTCACTTCACCGGCCACCTCGGCATCTCCACCACCATGCGGGCCCACGCCGGGATCGGTACCAGCCAAGCGCATCTCACGGTGTCGACCGCACCGATGACGATCGCGATCAGCTTTCACGAGCCGGTCCGATGGGACGGGTGGATTCTCTACTCGCATGAGAGCACCCAGGTGGGTGCCGGCATGTCTTATGTGCGCGGCACGGTGCACACCGAGGCGGGCGCCCTCCTCGCCTCGTTCGTCCAGGACGGACTCATCCGCCCGTTGCGTACATCGGACGCCGCAGTGGCGTCGCGGGCCAGGCTGTAA
- a CDS encoding DUF427 domain-containing protein, with the protein MSLVAGRGPLSGNPAGWFSGALPPDLVFVEPHPRRIQAVRDGATVLDTERAVMVHRPGQFLSYAFPADEVGELPGEPEPEAPGFVHVPWDAVDAWYEEGRKLVWYPPNPYHRVDCRPTTRGLRVDVAGVTLVDTTDTVIVFETALEPVLYVAPEHVRTDLLRRGDLSTYCNYKGTATYWSVVFGDTVVENVAWSYEDVLPESTVIRGLLSFDPAKADVLAELPAGATRVADCGCES; encoded by the coding sequence ATGAGTCTGGTCGCGGGACGCGGGCCGTTGAGCGGGAATCCGGCCGGATGGTTCTCCGGGGCGCTCCCACCCGATCTGGTGTTCGTCGAGCCGCATCCGCGCCGCATCCAGGCGGTTCGCGACGGCGCGACCGTACTCGACACCGAACGGGCGGTGATGGTGCACCGGCCCGGCCAGTTCCTCAGCTATGCCTTTCCGGCCGATGAGGTCGGCGAGCTGCCCGGCGAACCCGAGCCCGAGGCACCGGGATTTGTCCACGTTCCGTGGGATGCCGTCGACGCCTGGTACGAGGAAGGCCGCAAGCTGGTCTGGTATCCGCCGAATCCCTATCATCGCGTCGACTGCCGTCCGACCACTCGGGGCCTGCGGGTCGACGTCGCCGGCGTGACGCTGGTCGACACCACCGACACCGTGATCGTCTTCGAGACCGCACTGGAGCCCGTACTGTACGTCGCTCCCGAGCATGTGCGGACCGATCTGCTGCGCCGCGGTGACCTCAGTACCTACTGCAACTACAAGGGCACCGCCACGTACTGGTCGGTGGTCTTCGGCGACACCGTCGTCGAGAACGTCGCGTGGAGCTACGAGGACGTGCTGCCGGAAAGCACCGTCATCCGAGGGCTTCTCAGCTTCGACCCGGCCAAGGCCGACGTGCTCGCCGAGCTTCCGGCCGGTGCGACCCGTGTCGCGGATTGCGGCTGCGAGAGCTAG